A region of the Arachis hypogaea cultivar Tifrunner chromosome 15, arahy.Tifrunner.gnm2.J5K5, whole genome shotgun sequence genome:
ttagggtctaattattgaaaatttctaagtttggtgtcttgcatgtttttcttttcttgaaacttttcaaaaataagtcttaatgttcatcttgacattcaaagtgttcttggtgttcatcttgacattcatagtgttcttgcatgcattgtgtgttttgattcataatttttatgttatgagtctttttcatgtttttctctctcatcattaaaattcaaaaataaaaaaaatatcttttccttattttactcaaaattttcgaaaatatgatttgatttagtaaaaaagtttttaaatttaattgtttcttatgaatcaaatcaaatttttaatttaaaaatcctatcttttcaaaatctttttcaaaaatcaaatctttttcatttttccttcatattttcgaaaactttttaaatttgattttcaaaatctttctcttattttatttcttaattttcgaaaattttattagcatttaatgtgattgattgaaaaatttcaagttgttacttgcttattaagaaagattcaatctttaaactctgaatcatatctttttagtttcttattagtcaagtaatcaactttagttttcaaaatcaaatctttttaattttcttttcaaatctttctcaaattaaaatttcaatcatatctttttcaaattcaatttcaaaatcttttctaacttcttatctttttaaaattgattttcaaatcttatctttttgtttcaatcatatctttttaaatttcaatcatatctttttcaaaaacaaatttcaaaactttttcaatcaatcttatctttttgtttcaatcatatctttttcaaaactacctaactaatcctctctcttattttcgaaaattccctctctcctttttcaaaattcctttttaattaactaactgttttaattttaatttaatttcaaatttaatttttgaaatctaactttcaattttaatttttattttaattaaattttgaaattctctctctcatctccttctatttatttattcatcttaaTATGAttgcgtgtatatatatattattgcccgcgcatatatatattttactgtatctattttttttatttgatatgatAATTGATTTATTCTATTAATTGAGTAAAGGATATAaggattattatgtatatataacttATGCGAATATTAATTGATCTAAAAGGAGATTTATATTTGGCCAATTTAtgtatacatattaataatatttgaataatagaaaatattatttaattgttacataaagaaactagtaacaatttggattattatactcactaattttataaagatttggttttaaaataaattgattgaacattatgctgccaaagtagcctcttttgtgaaaattgatttatttaaaacattagGAATATAGTGttatgtaattcatgcgaatattggtcggcccaaaggaaggtctatatttggccgaattacatacacatattgaaaataaatacatgtttgggtaacaaattaaaaataaagtaatgcttattatttatgcgaacaataatcggcccaaaggaagtttattgtttggccaaataataagcattgcacacttttgtttattttctattaattatgcggtcaataatcggcccaaaggaaggttattgtttggccaattaatagaaaatatatgcggtaataaataggttgcgaagtttaagtttccatgtgcgtattaagtcggtccaaagaaagacttaatgtgtgacaggaattttgacaatatttgattactgcaatgagagtatcacttacagttaatttttctatccaaagattgaaaattaatgttgtactggatatctcaatatggatttttacccattaattaactaatatttactgcatgttctttttgttctaatccagaaactatggctttagctaccaatgtttctgcgcaaattagcagtattcctatgctgaatggttcaaactttaaagtttggaaagataccgtggagattgtcctcggttgtatggatctagatatagctcttcgagaggagaaacccacttccactccggaaaacctcaatgaggttaaaatagagaagtgggagagatccaatcgaatgagcattatgatcatgaaacgctcaattcctgaggcgtttcggggctcaatcactgaggataaagatgccaaacagttcctaaaggatgtaaaaaaattctttactaagaatgaaaaggcggaggcaagtagtcttttgagcaaacttgtctccatgaggtataaaggtaacgggaacataagggagtacattatggaaatgtctcatcttgcttcaaaattgaaagcactaaagttagagttgtctgaagatttactcgtgcatttcattttgatttcccttcctgcacactttgggcaattcaaagtgagttataacactttgaaggacacttggtccttaaatgagcttatatctcactgtgtgcaagaagaagagaggctacagcaagataagactgaaagtgctcacatggcttcatcttctcagtataaaagaaagcgtgatactactgcggatgtgccttctcagcagaaaaaggctaagaaacaagatcaagtttcaacttgtttcttctgtaagaaggtgggacacatgaagaaggattgtaccaaatatgccacatGGCGTGTAAAGAAagggttgcctgtggagccgaccgccaagtgatgctgaaagatacatctatgtggcaaacggcaatatagttgcagtcgaagctataggaacctttagattatgttccacgagtgggttttacttggatttattagagacagtttatgtaccgtcatttagacgaattttggtttctatttctcgtttggacaaatcaggtttttttgttcgttcggagacaataaagtcagtctcttttataattcgaataatatttgctctggtcatttggtggataatctatataggcttaacttaaattcctataataatgaaatactgcaaacgggtacaaaacaaaaactgaatgagaattcggcatcattatggcacaaacgcctaggccacatctctaaacagagaattcagaggctcgtgtcggatgAAATTCTCGGACTCCTAAATTTGGcggactttgaagtctgcattgagtgcataaaggggaaaaggacaaacgaaaggaaattaggtgccgagagagctaaagatgtcttagaactaatacataccgatatatgtggcccattccctactgtctcttggaatggacaacggtactttattacgttcatagatgattactctcgttacgggtatctatatttaattcatgaaaagtcccaagccttggatgttttcaagtctttcaaagctgaagttgaacttcaacttggaaagaaaattaaagctgtcaaatctgatcgtggtggtgaatactacggaagatataacggttcaggtgagcaacgtcctgggccttttgctcttttcctagaagagtgtggtattgttccgcaatacactatgccaggcaaacctagcatgaatggtgttgcagagcaaaggaaccgaactcttaaggacatggtgagaagCATGATTAGTCATTCAttccttgcctgaatcactctggggaaaagccttaaagaccgcagtgtacatctttaatagggtgccaagcaaagcagttaacaaaaccccatatGAAATTTAGACTGGGAAAAGGCCtagtataaagcatttgcatatttgggaatgtccagctgaggcgcgaccttataggccgcatgaaagaaaattggactcaaggacaattagttgctactttgttggttacgctgagtGTTCacggggtacaagttttacaatcctgcatcaaggtctattttgaGATGgaaaatgcgagatttcttgaggatgttgagtttggggggaaggaaatattaggcatgttgcttttgatgaggattctataactgacaatgatcaggtccttgtgcctattattgttcaagatacagttatagtacaaaAGCAAAATGAGAATCCTATTGTAGAtccagttacagtacaagagaacaatgagaatattgttgttgctcgAGATACTGCTACAGTACAAGAAAATGATGAGAATCCTCATCAACCCCAACCCATACAACAAGCTCAACAAACCTCAAGAAGTACCATTAAGGAGATCCGAcagaaaaaagggagaaaatccacctatgatctcaaacaagcttcccgtcaatggtatcacaagtttaaGGCATTACCTCATAaggttttgaggtaaatattacAGAGAAATatgtataccgcaagttcagtgggagtaaatacatttttggtcttatatgttaatgacattctacttgccagcaacgatataggcttgttgcatgaaactaagaaatttctatcgaacaaattcgaaatgaaagatcttggtgatgcctcttttgtattaggaatcgagatactaagagattgCTCTCATGGTATTCTtcgattatcacaaaagaactatatcgaaaagattttaagtagatatggcatAGAAAATTGTAGACCAATGGACATACCTGtagctaaaggagacaagtttAGTCTCAAGCAATGCCCCAAAATGATTTTGAGAAGATAGCAATacatgataaaccttatgcatcagcactagggaatttaatgtatgctcaagtctatATACATCCcaatatatcatttatagtgggagtaTTGAGTATATACTTGAGCAATCCAGGcatggatcattggatagctgttaaacgcgtaatgcgttatctaaagagaacaaatgattacatgcttatttatcggagatcagaaaatttggagatcattaggaactctgattccgatttcgatttcatggcatatggttgcgaaactttgtcactaagcttcatatagtagatgacattgaaaggccattaaagatattttgtgacaataagtcagcagtactatactccaataacaataagagcttgacaaaatcgaagcatacagacatcaagttcttagttgtcaaggagaaagtttaagaaaaaaaaacatatttccataggacatataggaacagagtatatgctagcagacccatTACCAAGGGATTGACCCCTAAAGTtttttcatgagcacactgctcggatgggtgtcaatatttgtgatgctttggtttagtgggagtttatgctatatgtcctatgacaaatattgagttatttttctgcagaattaagttgatggtttatttcatgttatgtgaaaggttcattttgcaatatttgtattgtgtttgatctcaataaagttggaccagatggaaatagacatgcatgagatcacttggcatgtaatttccatattactcatccaaatttgatttatgtcgttgagtatattaggatggtgattggcgtggtttagtcacggtatttaatgtgataaaagctgcggtagttccatatctaatgtatgagacggaccagattgttaaagtaatgagagaaatagcattcagatgcgcgcataaagtttataaagatgtgattatgtcaagaaataatatatgtatagcccaagtgggagattgttaggaaattatttgatttcctaacttatttatgggcaatacatatattaattataatcacaaattatgctatttcaaattaaatgacttatataatgatgatctcatttattgttttaaatgctaattgaataagtcattattacttttgatttggaattaaatgagaataaaaccggatattatcttttgggctttagatactattttatttgggtttaagggtttaatgggtgtcatgctcaaatataaatagaccttcagggtttcggtccccaatataccaaaagccgcctttgttgctctttccccatcaaaagagttgcagttcaacctcctaggaatacagaaggctttggttgaggaagatcgaaagaaccacaagatccaaactcttccgatcatatgatttatgtttatgaattcaggtacgcttccgcattcgAGTATgatcatggttctgaaaaccggaccggaccggccggttcaaccggaaaaaccgggAACCGGTTACCTGGCCGGTCCGGGTGACCTCCAAAACCGTGTGGCAAAAAACCGGTGgaaaaaccggtcgaaccggcggtTAACCGGCGAACCGGAAGAACCGACCGGTTTTATTACGGTTCAGTGGTTtcgaaatttataagccaaacgacgtcgttttggctatataaaaaaaaaaaaaaaaacagaaaagaggGAAACGCGTTAACCCTAACGAAGGAACCCTAATCAATCAGCCTGCCACCAAGCTCACCCCCGAAGCTCTCACTCTCAGCCAGTCAGCCTCCTCCCCTTTCTTCCCCCCTCATCCACCAAGGCCACCATTGCCACCGCCCACCAAGCTCCAGATTCCAGCAGCGCTCCTCATTCGCGAATCGCGACCCAGCATCGCTCCCCATTCGCCACCCAGCAGCGCTCCTCAGCAGCCGCGACGACCACCGCGTTGAGCCCGCCTCCTCGTCGCCGAACCTCGACAAGCTCGCCGAGCCCGCCTCTCATTCGCCGGTAAGACTGCTTTTCTTGTCTTGATTTTGAACATGCTTCCTTCTAGCTCGCCTGTTCTGTTCTGTTTGCTGGTTCATGAATATGCTCTATGCTTCTGTTTGTTCTTTGCTCTACCATTCTGTTTGCTTCTGATATCAGCCTCTGTTTGCTTCTGTTCTATTCTGTTTGCTTCTGTTTGCTTCTGTTTGCTCTATGCTCTACCATTCTGTTTGATCTATGCTGGCTGTTCTGTTATTGCTACCTGATATCAGCCTCTCTTATTTTGTATAAAAAGGTTTGAAGACCATACTAAAAAATCTGCTTCACTCAAGTGTTGAATTTTTCTTTGTTGATTTGTTTTTGTCAACATTTTGTGCTGATAACTTGACATTGTGATTGGGAATTGTCACGGTTTGGAGTTTTCTTTCTATTCACCCCCaaatccaaaacaaaaagagaagggGATGTAAATAAGAAAACTGAGATGTGGTCCACTCTGTCTGTCCGGAGTTGAAGGAATTGCATTATTAATGGATAAGATATGATGATGTCTCTTCTCATTGTTTTTATGGCAGATAAGCTAACTATGATGGAAAAAATGGATACCTGCACGGCTTCATTATATATACGGTTACAATAGAATGATACATTATGTTACCTTAAGTTCTCCACATGATTTCTTTTATACTGTATATTGTATGAATTCGCTGCCTGTTCTGTTTGATGGAAATAGTTTTTGATTCTCTATGCTGCCTGTTCTGTTTGCTGGAATCTGGAAATAGTTTTTGACTCTCTATGCTGCCTGTTCTGTTTGCTGGAATCTGGAAATAGTTTTTGATTCTCTATGCTGCCTGTTCTGTTTGCTAGAATCTGGAAATAGTTTTTGATTCTCTATGCTGCCTGTTCTGTTTTTGATTGTTTTAGATGGAACAATCACAAAGTAACTCACAGCCACAAGATAATGCTGCTCAAAATTCTCAAATTGGTTCATCTAGAGGTAAATCTGATCCAGCTTGGCAGTATTTCACAGTGAGGTATGACAAAAATAACAAGGCTCAATATACATGTATTTTCTGCTTGAATACTTATAATGGAGGGGGGATATATAGAATGAAATATCATCTTGCAAAGATCCCTGGACAAATTAAAGTTTGTAACAAAGTAACTGAAGATGTTGAGCttcaattcaaaaggcttttggaggaaaacaaaaaaaataaggcagaaaaaagaaaatttacatCTGAGTGTTATGATGTGGAAAGTGAAAGAGAAGCGGAAGAAGAGGGTGAAGCGCCTAATCCTGTACAACCTCCGGCTCCTGCAACAATGGGAGACAAAGGAAAGAGAAGAGCGATTGCTGctactccaattggaagttatttTAAGGAAAGGACTACGCCAGGCTCTCAACCAGCTTTGAAAAGTGTCTTGGCCAGTAAACAAGTTAAACACAAGGTTAAGTTGGGGCTTGCAAGATGGATCATTGATGCACGGATTCCATTCAATGCAATTCAATCGCCTTACTTTCAACCTGCCTTGGACGGCGTTGCTGCAATTGGACCTGGTTTCAAGGGACCGTCGTATGACGAAATGAGAGTTCATTTGCTGGCCGATCTTAAGAAGGAGTGTCAGTTACTTGTTGAAGGTTATAGGAGCTCGTGGAAAAGGACTGGTTGTACACTGATGGCAGATGGCTGGACTGATCAAAGGCAGCATACGTTAATTAATTTTCTAGTTTATTGTCCTGCTGGTATGTCATTTGTTAAGTCTGTTGATGCTTCTGATATGATAAAAACTGCCGATACCTTGTTTAAATTGTTTGCTGAGGTTATTGAATGGGTTGGGTCTAGTAACATTGTGCATGTGGTTACTGATAATGCTGCGAATTATGTATCTGCTGGAAAACTCATTCATGAAAAGTATCCAAACATTTTTTGGTCTCCTTGTGCTGCTCATTGCATCAATCTTATCTTAAAAGACATAGCAAGTCTTCCTCACATAGCTGACCTTGCCTCTCGTGCTTCAAAAGTGACTGTCTTTGTTTACAATCATATAATTTTCTTGTCATGgcttagaaaaagaaaagagtggACAGAAATTGTTCGACCAGGTGTAACACGTTTTGCTACTGTTTTCATTACTTTGAAAAGTATATATGATCATAAACAAGACTTGCAAGCATTGGTGATTGATAAATATTTTACTTCTCATAAATTATCCAAGAGTGTCAATGGGAAGATGgttagttcaattatcttggatagTAAgttttgggaggattgtttgACTACTGTTATGCTTGTTGGTCCTCTAATTAAGTTATTGAGGCTTGTTGATGCTGATGAGAAACCTTCTCTGGGTATTGTGTATGCGGGCATGCAAAGAGCCAAAATTAATATCAAGACAATGTTTAGAAATAGGAAATCTGCATACACACCTTATACAAGTATCTTGAAAATGCGGTGGGATAAGCATTTGAAGCGTGACCTCCATGCAGCAGCATACTTTTTGAATCCAGATTACTTCTATAGTGAGGGGTTTGTTGAGAAGGCAAATATCTTGAGGTCTTTGCTTGATTTATTTGATATTGAAACTCTTTGCAATGACTCGGTTGCTGCAATGCAAGAGATACAGTTGTATCGAGATCGAAAAGGAAGTTTTGGAAGGGAAAGTGCATTGAAAGCAATTAAGAGACTTGAACCTGGTAAGTATTTAAATTTCTATGTTCAATTTACTTTGAatgttttttaaatattgaatgagAATTGATAGTTGAATTTCATATTCTGGTAGGTGAATGGTGGAGGCTACACGGTGGGAGTGCTCCTAACTTGCAAAAAATGGCAAttcgtcttcttcatcaaacatctTCATCATCCGGCTGCGAGAGGAACTGGAGCCTCTTTGAACAAATCCATTCAAAGAGGAGGAACCGATTAGAGCATCAAAGGCTAAGTGACATTGTTTATGTCACTTATAATCTACGCCTTCAATCTAGAATGCATCGCAAGAAGAAGAATTATGATCCAATTGACATTCAAAGCATTGACACAGTAGATTTTTGGGTAATGCCGGATGAAGAAGATCCTGAATTTACTAATGGAGACATTGAAGGCATTGAAAATTTAATCTATACGGATAATGCTATGCCTTCATATCCTACAGGTTATTGAAATAGCAAAACTTGTTTCATTTCTTCTCAATATCTGATGTAAAGTTctaactttaattttttcttggttttctattttattttattagatggagGAGATGTGGAACTTGATGGGGATTTCCCTAATGTTGCTGATTCTTCAAATACAGCTTCTTTTGGTGGTACCTCTGATGATGGTGGCTTTGGATTACCTGTTTATGATGGAGATGTTGGAACActtaatgataattatgatttttgatgagttgcatctttgattagttgAACGCTtgctagtaattgtatcttttgaatgtagaacattatgggtttgtcattatgtacgttttattttttgtttagttataaactttgatgtttgaagttgtttgtgaacctctaatattaagtaatggataatttattatgtgaaatgttaaattttattaagttagaaattattgaatttatatacttaagattattttaaattttttaataattttatttaatatttaattaaaccggttgaaccccggtcgaaccagtgaaccattaaaccagtgacctcaccggttcattgaccggtccggttctcgcaaccttgagtatgatatattttggtgattcaatatggatgatctgggatattgaaattaatttattctaacaatttttttctaagatacctacccttcaataattttttaattattaaattgtgattttactaaaatttttttaacaactatttttatatttactattcttttttgatatcaatatatattattttagcattaaataaaaaaatcttaccactgcTAATATGtgtaacaattaatatatattgatattgaaaaataatcttactaaaattttttatttaatgttaaaataatatatatagatatcaaaaaat
Encoded here:
- the LOC112748213 gene encoding uncharacterized protein — its product is MSKLALDVRVTILVFRARPVGVYATHVGSRGTEPPTIQRSRNRGSLLLTMGVSGDDQNLGQIPIVYTVIVQKQNENPIVDPVTVQENNENIVVARDTATVQENDENPHQPQPIQQAQQTSRTSQPPPLSSPLIHQGHHCHRPPSSRFQQRSSFANRDPASLPIRHPAALLSSRDDHRVEPASSSPNLDKLAEPASHSPMEQSQSNSQPQDNAAQNSQIGSSRGKSDPAWQYFTVRYDKNNKAQYTCIFCLNTYNGGGIYRMKYHLAKIPGQIKVCNKVTEDVELQFKRLLEENKKNKAEKRKFTSECYDVESEREAEEEGEAPNPVQPPAPATMGDKGKRRAIAATPIGSYFKERTTPGSQPALKSVLASKQVKHKVKLGLARWIIDARIPFNAIQSPYFQPALDGVAAIGPGFKGPSYDEMRVHLLADLKKECQLLVEGYRSSWKRTGCTLMADGWTDQRQHTLINFLVYCPAGMSFVKSVDASDMIKTADTLFKLFAEVIEWVGSSNIVHVVTDNAANYVSAGKLIHEKYPNIFWSPCAAHCINLILKDIASLPHIADLASRASKVTVFVYNHIIFLSWLRKRKEWTEIVRPGVTRFATVFITLKSIYDHKQDLQALVIDKYFTSHKLSKSVNGKMVSSIILDSKFWEDCLTTVMLVGPLIKLLRLVDADEKPSLGIVYAGMQRAKINIKTMFRNRKSAYTPYTSILKMRWDKHLKRDLHAAAYFLNPDYFYSEGFVEKANILRSLLDLFDIETLCNDSVAAMQEIQLYRDRKGSFGRESALKAIKRLEPGEWWRLHGGSAPNLQKMAIRLLHQTSSSSGCERNWSLFEQIHSKRRNRLEHQRLSDIVYVTYNLRLQSRMHRKKKNYDPIDIQSIDTVDFWVMPDEEDPEFTNGDIEGIENLIYTDNAMPSYPTDGGDVELDGDFPNVADSSNTASFGGTSDDGGFGLPVYDGDVGTLNDNYDF